A single Triticum dicoccoides isolate Atlit2015 ecotype Zavitan chromosome 2A, WEW_v2.0, whole genome shotgun sequence DNA region contains:
- the LOC119354161 gene encoding uncharacterized GPI-anchored protein At4g28100-like has translation MSVHIAAVAVLIALLAPARASDVSSFPLTQTQSPANASAAPSSPPCRLDLSAELFGGVAAACGAGGGPGSLDRGRCCPVLAAWLFAAHARTALSVPAPAPALAGEGLDGGEGPMVPYDNQRCVDALGTALEKRGVALQRPNATCDTVICFCGIRLHQIGSLRCPAAFAVGAAARNATPTAAVKDLEKSCRNASYAGCSRCVQSLQKVKGNVSREVAGGDRARRMLGLDCQLMGLTWLLAKNKTVYIPTVSAVLRAMLYTAHPTESGSHSKVGGGSGGAPPRCSPDQENMPLAVDSLQFEHAGSTSSAAALLRGSLLWLALYCFLWDAFL, from the exons ATGTCGGTGCACATCGCGGCCGTGGCGGTTCTCATCGCGCTCCTCGCCCCCGCCCGAGCCTCGGACGTCTCCTCCTTCCCGCTCACGCAGACGCAGTCCCCGGCCAACGCCTCCGCGGCGCCCTCCTCCCCGCCCTGCCGCCTCGACCTCTCCGCGGAGCTCTTCGGCGGCGTGGCCGCGGCGTGCGGGGCCGGCGGCGGGCCGGGCTCCCTCGACCGCGGCCGCTGCTGCCCCGTCCTCGCGGCCTGGCTCTTCGCGGCGCACGCGCGCACGGCGCTGTCCgtcccggcgccggcgccggcgctggcgGGCGAGGGCCTGGACGGGGGCGAGGGCCCCATGGTCCCGTACGACAACCAGCGGTGCGTGGACGCGCTGGGCACCGCGCTGGAGAAGCGCGGGGTGGCGCTGCAGCGGCCCAACGCGACGTGCGACACGGTGATCTGCTTCTGCGGCATCCGGCTCCACCAGATCGGCTCGCTCCGCTGCCCGGCCGCGTTCGCCGTCGGCGCCGCCGCCAGGAACGCCACGCCCACCGCCGCGGTCAAGGACCTGGAGAAGAGCTGCCGCAACGCGTCCTACGCCGGCTGCTCCCGCTGCGTCCAGTCCCTGCAAAAG GTGAAGGGGAACGTGAGccgggaggtcgccggcggcgaccgCGCCCGGCGGATGCTGGGGCTGGACTGCCAGCTGATGGGCCTGACGTGGCTGCTGGCCAAGAACAAGACGGTGTACATCCCCACCGTGTCCGCCGTGCTGCGCGCCATGCTCTACACCGCGCACCCCACCGAGTCCGGCAGCCACTCCAAggttggcggcggcagcggcggggcgcCGCCGCGGTGCAGCCCGGACCAGGAGAACATGCCGCTGGCCGTGGACTCGCTGCAGTTCGAGCACGCCGGCAGCACGAGCTCGGCCGCCGCCCTGCTCCGCGGCTCCCTCCTCTGGCTGGCGCTCTACTGCTTCCTCTGGGACGCGTTCTTGTAA